One genomic window of Anguilla anguilla isolate fAngAng1 chromosome 13, fAngAng1.pri, whole genome shotgun sequence includes the following:
- the plxnb1b gene encoding plexin-B1 isoform X1 gives MFAMPPGMVPTCAVVAAALLSLLGDAGGYPTFYRNDSRFEHLALHPDPAVGRVYVGARDRLFQLDGRLRLELAQETGPVTDSKDCLPPITETNCPHARRTSNHNKLLLVDPYALELISCGSVNQGICQKRSLDDVSRVLFSTERPVDTQYVAANDPNVTTVGLVVRSRGKQPVLFVGRGYTSGHPPISTRNLASEPVFSYEETAKLAVAGRLSEYDHHFVAAFSLRAHVYFLFYRRDLKSQSREYKTYVSRVCLDDAAYYSYVEVPLACRSAAGKAYNLLQAVQVGPGGGGGQKEALLGVFSTRQASSSKASEDSALCVFPLEELDQRINSTRDLCYTREGKAEGGGEAAYIEYEVKSNCATLPSNTLEAYPCGSDHTPSPMASRVPVEAESILDSPSSRLTAVAVSVREGHTIAFLGDSKGSLHKVFLGPNGEVEEYDTVTIQPNVPISSDLLLDQTKEHLFIMTSTMLEKRPVAECYKHLDCQSCLFAHDPYCGWCVLEGRCGQRSECRRGEQPGQWLWSFDLEPQCLTVQSLIPSNISREEKRSISLSVLGLPSLEEHEAYSCLFHDSESPASITKAGVLCFSPDADKVPPIRPGEDSVTVTLSLRFLNVTVAARAFTFYDCAAVKQLSRNTPCRGCVTSRWGCNWCIHQHSCTHKPICEDGVIIYNEHFKLPTSAPPTTIDVKLTSTAPTTTLAPTTIPPTEAPTTAATTTTTTTTTTTTTATTTTATTTEATTTEVTTEEPVTTTLPPTTTTTATTTTPEPTTMPTTPPPTTMPAPPPTTAAAMSTTLPTEATSLAEEGTTLEEFPVTGGDEVAPTSSKVAEVVEVELPVTLDAATPTTPAPPPAYPVLKTVTAPPTESPQPMEDAQSVAEPPGDSQPSPVAPPPTDDTPFPLGAPIESDEAFHPLPTEAPPPSPLTQLPEVVERGEEGDGDGDSVLWPEEEVEVAEAAAENDTVSFSAAAVLSGDGDAEQAHPSYPHLRDSEPDSELDYQYDSSDFYLPGDEGSLEGWGASACPCVEKVQGSSLLPVRTERRITLMGRNLNLFQDRDLDYECVLVIEGHTVVVDSYVEIDQADPSIFYITCQSHKYSYSAPQEEYNAMVYVKRRNTFHVDSAQDLYVTLYNCSVGRSDCSRCHTAEQRYGCVWCGGPRSSCLYRDSCTERIEQTCPAPVIHLIEPLSGLVEGGTLITISGSNLGQKAQDIQDSVTVAGVPCAVLPDRYEVSSRIVCRTGPSMEKTGQVSVEVSGGEYGSSGQKFSYQDPTVTQVSPQRGPKAGGTSLTIAGMRLLTGRPSEVSVVVGAVPCLISSEIQEGSIECVTGASNTTGEHRVTVRYGSSERHLSDATYHYTPDPNVTLAAPSKSFLSGGRVIHVSGHNLDVVQEPRIQVTVSPFERAQSRRRRRSTSRGAGPGPGGRLLWRRRRIVPEPGCPEGALCSVKEFVERCEVNTSSLILCRTPAVEAHARHAQVRVEFLLDNLRFDFDAVSRSPFSYELNPILHPLNQHDPSKPYRYKPGSIISVEGENLDLAILKEEVVAQIGEGVCSVKTLTRNHLYCEPPTQQPSPGPGKKREGADPLPEFTVQMGNLNFSLGKVQYDTLSQSTFPLEAQIGVGVGASIVALIVLIIVLIYRRKSKQALRDYKKVQIQLENLETSVRDRCKKEFTDLMTEMMDMSSDLVGSGIPFLDYRMYAERIFFPGHRESPLRRDLDVQECRRQTVEQGLVQLSNLLNSKLFLTKFIHTLESQRTFSPRDRAYVASLLTVALHGKLEYFTDILKTLLNDLVEQYVAKNPKLMLRRTETVVEKLLTNWMSICLYAFLRDSAGESLYMLFRAIKHQVDKGPVDAVTGKAKYTLNDNRLLREDVEYRTLTLNVLVQGGAGNEAQPVAAKVLDCDTITQVKEKVLDQMYKGTSFSHRPHTDSLDLEWRSGVAGHLILSDEDLTSVVQGTWKRLNTLQHYKVPDGATVALVPRHSKHIHHDTHDYVAGEKTPMLEDADEGGVRLWHLVKASEEPELPKHRRGSLRERERAKAIPEIYLTRLLSMKGTLQKFVDDLFQVILSTSRPVPLAVKYFFDLLDDQAAHHGISDSETIHIWKTNSLPLRFWINIVKNPQFIFDVQASDNVDAVLSVIAQTFMDSCTIAEHKLGRDSPINKLLYARDIPRYKQMVERYYADIRQTISASDQEMNSALAELSRNYSGELNYLVALHELYKYINKYYDQIITALEEDTTAQKMQLGYRLQQIAAAVENKVTDL, from the exons aTGTTTGCCATGCCGCCGGGGATGGTCCCAACGTGCGCCGTCGTCGCCGCGGCGCTGCTGTCCCTCCTGGGGGACGCCGGCGGATACCCCACCTTCTACCGCAACGACAGCCGCTTCGAGCACCTGGCGCTGCACCCCGACCCGGCGGTGGGGCGGGTCTACGTGGGCGCCCGGGACCGCCTCTTCCAGCTGGACGGGCGGCTGCGCCTGGAGCTGGCCCAGGAGACGGGGCCCGTGACTGACAGCAAGGATTGCCTGCCCCCCATCACGGAGACCAACTGCCCCCATGCACGGCGCACCAGCAACCACAACAAGCTGCTGCTGGTGGACCCCTACGCCCTGGAGCTCATCAGCTGCGGCAGCGTCAACCAGGGCATCTGCCAGAAGCGCAGCCTGGACGACGTCAGCCGCGTGCTCTTCTCCACCGAGCGGCCCGTCGACACGCAGTACGTGGCCGCCAACGACCCCAACGTCACCACCGTGGGGCTGGTGGTGCGCTCGCGGGGCAAGCAGCCCGTGCTGTTCGTGGGGCGGGGCTACACCAGCGGCCACCCGCCCATCTCCACGCGCAACCTGGCGTCCGAGCCCGTCTTCTCCTACGAGGAGACGGCCAAGCTGGCGGTGGCGGGGCGCCTGTCCGAGTACGACCACCACTTCGTGGCGGCCTTCTCGCTCCGCGCCCACGTCTACTTCCTCTTCTACCGCCGCGACCTCAAGTCGCAGTCGCGGGAGTACAAGACCTACGTGTCGCGCGTCTGCCTGGACGACGCGGCCTACTACTCCTACGTGGAGGTGCCCCTGGCCTGCCGCTCGGCCGCGGGGAAGGCCTACAACCTCCTGCAGGCGGTGCAGGTGGGGccgggcgggggcggcggccaGAAGGAGGCGCTGCTGGGCGTTTTCTCCACCCGCCAGGCCTCCTCCAGCAAGGCCAGCGAGGACTCTGCGCTCTGCGTCTTccccctggaggagctggaccagCGCATCAACTCCACCCGCGACCTCTGCTACACCCGCGAGGGCAAGGccgagggagggggcgaggcCGCCTACATCGAGTACGAGGTCAAGTCCAACTGCGCCACCCTGCCCTCG AACACCCTGGAGGCCTACCCCTGCGGCTCGGACCACACCCCCAGCCCGATGGCCAGCCGGGTGCCGGTGGAGGCCGAGTCCATACTGGACAGCCCGTCGTCGCGCCTCACCGCGGTGGCGGTCAGCGTGAGGGAGGGGCACACCATCGCCTTCCTGGGAGACTCCAAAGGAAGCCTGCACAAG GTCTTCCTTGGCCCCAACGGCGAGGTGGAGGAGTACGACACCGTCACCATCCAGCCCAACGTCCCCATCAGCAGCGACCTTCTCCTGGACCAGACCAAGGAACACCTCTTTATCATGACCAGCACGATG CTGGAGAAGAGGCCAGTGGCCGAGTGCTACAAACACCTGGACTGCCAGTCCTGTCTCTTTGCTCATGACCCGTACTGTGGCTGGTGTGTCCTAGAGGGAAG GTGTGGTCAGCGCTCTGAATGTCGTCGTGGAGAGCAGCCAGGCCAATGGCTGTGGAGTTTTGACCTGGAGCCACAGTGCCTCACAGTCCAGTCCCTGATCCCATCCAATATTAGccgagaggagaagagaagt atctccctgtctgtgctggGGCTGCCCAGCCTGGAGGAGCACGAGGCGTACTCCTGCCTGTTCCACGACAGCGAGAGCCCGGCCTCCATCACCAAAGCTGGCGTGCTGTGCTTCTCCCCGGACGCGGATAAGGTCCCGCCCATTCGCCCGGGAGAGG ACTCCGTCACGGTCACCCTGTCCCTCCGCTTCCTGAACGTGACGGTCGCCGCCCGAGCGTTCACCTTCTACGACTGCGCGGCGGTCAagcagctctccaggaacacgCC GTGCCGCGGCTGTGTGACCAGCCGTTGGGGCTGTAACTGGTGCATCCACCAGCATTCGTGCACCCACAAGCCCATCTGCGAGGACGGGGTGATCATTTACAACGAGCAC TTCAAACTTCCTACTTCGGCACCTCCAACAACCATAGACGTTAAGCTCACATCAACTGCCCCGACCACAACTCTGGCCCCCACCACAATCCCACCCACCGAAGCACCCACTACTGCAGCcaccaccacaaccacaaccaccaccacaacAACTACCACAGCAACTACCACCACCGCAACCACCACTGAAGCCACCACGACTGAAGTCACCACAGAGGAGCCAGTGACGACCACGCTACCtccaaccaccaccaccaccgccaccactaCCACCCCAGAGCCGACGACGATGCCCACCACTCCTCCACCCACAACCATGCCTGCCCCTCCGCCCACCACGGCAGCCGCAATGTCCACAACACTGCCCACGGAAGCCACCAGCCTTGCAGAAGAAGGAACCACGTTGGAGGAGTTCCCGGTCACTGGAGGCGATGAGGTCGCGCCCACCAGCTCTAAAGTAGCGGAAGTCGTGGAGGTGGAGCTGCCTGTCACTCTCGATGCCGCCACGCCCACCACTCCGGCTCCACCCCCAGCATACCCGGTCTTGAAGACCGTAACGGCTCCTCCCACTGAGAGCCCCCAGCCAATGGAAGACGCCCAATCCGTGGCTGAGCCTCCCGGCGACAGCCAGCCCTCCCCCGTGGCCCCGCCTCCGACCGATGATACGCCTTTCCCGCTGGGGGCGCCGATCGAATCGGACGAGGCGTTCCACCCGCTCCCaacagaggctcctcccccctcgcccctgaCGCAACTCCCGGAGGTGGTGGagcggggagaggagggagacggagacggCGATTCTGTCCTCTGGCCcgaagaggaggtggaggtggcaGAAGCCGCGGCGGAGAACGACACGGTGTCGTTCTCGGCGGCCGCCGTGCTCTCTGGGGACGGAGACGCCGAGCAGGCCCACCCCTCCTACCCCCACCTGCGCGACTCCGAGCCCGACTCCGAGCTGGACTACCAGTACGACTCGTCCGACTTTTACCTGCCG GGGGACGAGGGCTCCTTGGAAGGCTGGGGGGCGTCGGCCTGCCCCTGTGTGGAGAAGGTTCAGggctcctccctcctgcctgTCAGAACCGAGAGGAGGATCACCCTCATGGGCCGCAACCTTAACCTTTTCCAG GATAGGGACCTGGACTACGAGTGCGTGCTGGTGATCGAGGGGCACACGGTCGTGGTGGACTCCTACGTGGAAATAGACCAGGCGGACCCCTCCATTTTCTACATCACCTGCCAGTCGCACAAG TACTCTTACTCCGCTCCCCAGGAAGAGTACAATGCCATGGTCTACGTGAAGAGGAGAAACACCTTCCATGTGGACAGCGCCCAAGACCTGTACG TGACGCTGTATAACTGCTCGGTGGGGCGTTCGGACTGCAGCCGCTGCCACACGGCGGAGCAGAGGTACGGCTGCGTGTGGTGCGGGGGCCCGCGCTCCTCCTGCCTCTACAGGGACTCCTGCacggagaggatagagcagacctgccccgcccccgtcaTACACCTC ATCGAGCCCCTGTCTGGCCTGGTGGAGGGAGGCACTCTCATCACCATCTCTGGGTCCAACCTGGGGCAGAAGGCCCAGGACATCCAGGACTCCGTCACCGTGGCGGGGGTTCCCTGCGCCGTCCTCCCCGACCGCTACGAGGTCTCCTCCAG AATCGTGTGCAGAACCGGGCCCAGCATGGAGAAGACCGGGCAGGTTTCGGTGGAAGTGAGCGGAGGAGAGTACGGCTCCTCCGGCCAGAAGTTCAGCTACCAG GACCCCACTGTGACGCAGGTGTCCCCACAGAGGGGCCCGAAAGCAGGGGGCACCTCTCTGACCATCGCCGGGATGAGGCTGCTCACCGGACGGCCCAGCGAGGTCAGCGTGGTGGTCGGAGCCGTCCCTTGCCTCAT CTCTTCTGAGATCCAGGAGGGCAGCATCGAGTGCGTGACTGGCGCCAGCAACACGACGGGGGAGCACCGCGTCACGGTGCGCTACGGCAGCAGCGAGCGCCATCTGTCGGACGCCACCTATCACTACACCCCTGACCCCAACGTCACACTGGCGGCACCCTCAAAGAGCTTCCTCAG TGGCGGGCGGGTGATCCACGTGTCCGGCCATAACCTGGACGTCGTCCAGGAGCCTCGGATTCAGGTGACCGTGTCCCCGTTCGAGCGCgctcagagcaggaggaggaggaggagcaccagcaggggggcggggccagggcctGGGGGCAGGCTGCTGTGGAGACGGCGCCGAATTGTTCCGGAGCCTGGTTGTCCAGAAGGGGCCCTGTGTTCCGTCAAAGAG ttcgtaGAGCGCTGCGAGGTGAACACCTCCTCCCTGATCCTGTGCCGGACGCCGGCGGTGGAGGCCCACGCGCGCCACGCCCAGGTGCGGGTGGAGTTCCTCCTGGACAACCTGCGCTTCGACTTCGACGCGGTCAGCCGCAGCCCCTTCAGCTACGAGCTCAACCCCATCCTGCATCCCCTCAACCAGCACGACCCCAGCAAGCCCTACCGCTACAAGCCCGGGAGCATCATCTCTGTGGAG GGGGAGAACCTGGACCTGGCCATCTTAaaggaggaggtggtggctcaaattggggagggggtgtgctCGGTGAAGACTCTCACCAGGAACCACCTGTACTGCGAACCCCCGACCCAGCAGCCCTCCCCGGGGCCTGGCAAGAAACGAGAGGGTGCCGACCCCCTACCAGAGTTCACC GTCCAGATGGGCAACCTGAACTTCTCCCTGGGCAAGGTGCAGTACGACACCCTCAGCCAGTCCACCTTCCCCCTGGAGGCCCAGATCggagttggggtgggggcgTCCATCGTGGCCCTGATCGTGCTCATCATCGTGCTCATATACAG GAGGAAGAGCAAGCAGGCCCTGAGAGACTACAAGAAGGTTCAGATTCAGCTGGAGAACCTGGAGACCAGCGTGAGAGACCGCTGCAAAAAGGAGTTCACTG ACCTGATGACGGAGATGATGGACATGTCCAGCGACCTGGTGGGCTCCGGCATCCCCTTCCTGGACTACCGCATGTACGCCGAGCGCATCTTCTTCCCCGGCCACCGGGAGTCGCCGCTGCGCCGCGACCTGGACGTGCAGGAGTGCCGGCGGCAGACGGTGGAGCAGGGCCTGGTGCAGCTCTCCAACCTGCTCAACAGCAAGCTCTTCCTCACCAAG TTCATCCACACCCTGGAGAGCCAGCGGACCTTCTCCCCCAGGGACCGGGCGTACGTGGCCTCCCTGCTGACCGTGGCCCTGCACGGCAAGCTGGAGTACTTCACCGACATCCTCAAGACCCTGCTCAACGACCTGGTGGAGCAGTACGTCGCCAAGAACCCCAAACTCATGCTCCGCAG AACCGAGACGGTGGTGGAGAAGCTCCTGACTAACTGGATGTCCATCTGCCTGTATGCCTTCCTGAGG GACTCCGCGGGGGAGTCCCTCTACATGCTCTTCCGGGCCATAAAGCACCAGGTGGACAAGGGCCCCGTGGACGCGGTGACGGGGAAGGCCAAGTACACGCTGAACGACAACCGCCTGCTCCGGGAGGACGTGGAGTACCGCACCCTG ACGCTGAACGTGCTGGTCCAGGGCGGGGCTGGGAACGAGGCCCAGCCCGTCGCGGCCAAGGTGCTGGACTGCGACACCATCACGCAGGTGAAGGAGAAGGTCCTGGACCAGATGTACAAGGGCACGTCCTTCTCTCACCGGCCACACACGGACTCCCTCGACTTGG AGTGGCGGTCGGGCGTGGCTGGTCACCTGATCCTGTCCGATGAGGACTTAACGTCCGTGGTGCAGGGCACGTGGAAGCGGCTCAACACGCTGCAGCACTACAAG GTTCCCGACGGAGCGACGGTGGCGTTGGTGCCACGGCACAGCAAACACATCCACCATGACACCCACGACTACGTGgcaggagaga AGACGCCGATGCTAGAGGACGCAGACGAAGGCGGGGTGAGGCTGTGGCACCTGGTGAAGGCCAGCGAGGAGCCGGAGCTGCCCAAACACCGGCGGGGCAGCctgagagagcgggagagagccAAGGCCATCCCCGAAATCTACCTCACACGCCTGCTCTCCATGAAG GGTACGCTGCAGAAGTTTGTGGACGACCTGTTCCAGGTGATTCTCAGCACTAGCCGGCCGGTGCCTCTCGCCGTGAAGTACTTCTTCGATCTCCTGGACGACCAGGCCGCGCACCACGGAATCTCGGACAGCGAGACCATCCACATCTGGAAAACCAATAG tCTGCCGTTGAGGTTCTGGATCAACATCGTGAAGAACCCGCAGTTCATCTTCGACGTCCAGGCCTCGGACAATGTGGACGCCGTCCTGTCCGTCATCGCCCAGACCTTCATGGACTCCTGCACCATCGCCGAACACAAGCTGGGAAGG GACTCCCCCATCAACAAGCTGCTTTATGCCAGAGACATTCCTCGCTACAAGCAGATGGTGGAGAG GTACTATGCTGATATCAGACAGACCATCTCTGCCAGTGACCAGGAGATGAACTCTGCACTAGCAGAGCTATCCAgg AATTACTCAGGAGAACTGAATTACCTTGTGGCCCTGCATGAGTTGTACAAATACATCAACAAGTACTATGACCAG ATCATCACTGCCTTGGAGGAGGACACTACCGCCCAGAAGATGCAGCTGGGGTACAGGCTCCAGCAGATCGCCGCCGCCGTGGAGAACAAAGTGACCGACTTGTGA